ACTGAGGATCTACGATTACCACGGCTGCCGCTCAGGGCTCTATCGTACATTTGGTCTTCCCATGACGTGGATGAAGCACGGTTTCGTTCGtgtctttctcttttgtaGTAGGCTCTAGCGGAATCATCACTGtactcatcatcataatcataatcatcataACGTGATCTATTACTTCTAGATTTTGGAGGACCTCTAGGCCTTCTGCTGTACATTGAGTCGTCATCCGAACTGAAAGTAGATGGAATGTCATCATAATAATCGTCTTCATCGTAATCGTCAGGACTAATACGGCTAAAAGCACGAGAGTCTAAAATCCTCATCAATGGTTCACATGCAGGAGGAGGGGCCACACGACCACTTAAAATATACCTTGCCTTACACATGTCACCATAAAATTTTcgattttcttctcttctctcCACAATGGCAGAACCTTCCAACGAAACACCGGCAAACAACCCCTTTGTCTTAGAATATGCAAAAATGGCCGCTACATTCTTGACCGAGGCGTTACCTGCAACTTCTGCATTTCTTCCCAATGGACCCGCCGCAACTGAAACGTTACCACCCAAGGTAACAGAGCCGTATTGTGCAAATGATTCAACAGCAGCATCTGtattcaaaatgaaaacaaagtcGGTCAATTCGGCACCGACTTGACCCCCGACACCGGCCCCAGCTGTGGCAATTGCTGAAGGCGCAGACCAAGTTCCATCAGGTAACCTcgcaacaacaacaccgGAGCCTGCACGTccagaaaacaagaaaccGGCCTTTAGAACTGTTAAAATAGCCAAACCTTTGGCATTTAGTAAAACCTCATGTGGAATAACTTCATCAGCACCCAAGACTTGGTTGGGTTTAACAAAGGATTTCAATACTTTGGCGGCCTTGATACACTCACTCTTTAACGACCTTGGTATAGGATTGTTGATACccattttctctttgccCTTATTGCTACTCTAAAATGAAAACGCCCGCTTTTGCTATTCCTTATGAAACATAACATGACATGACAATCGAATAACAATCAGCCACCGAGCAAGAAAATCCATGTAACATCTACCCTTATGCAAAGTTAAACAGAACTTGGTGCACGGTTGCTGCAGATGaatattatcaaagaaaaaaaaaatatacttGACATGGCTGGACCTGTCAAGGGTAACTACCAAGATAATCAGTCGTGATTGATATTAAAGTGTAGCTCACCTGGAAGACATTGTTTATAAGCTTGAAGGTGAAGAGTGactgttgaaaatgaatgTAGTCTCCATAGAAAGTGTGCAAAATTGGCACGACAGAGTTGTGCAAGATGTGAAAACTGCAAAGAGTTTAAATGACAAGGCATCGCTAATGGTTAAATACAACACCCTATTGCGCATTCTGACAGATATCGACCAAATACGAAGAACTACATACAAGAGTGAGGCACTCAAAGACTTGGACAGGGAAATCCATAAAACAGAGAAAGACATCAAGGTATTGTTGGTTGAGACTGAGTTGAGTGTCGAACAGCTGTACAACAGCAAAGTACAAGAAGAGACAAAAGTCAATCAGGGGATTGAAAACGAGCCACACAAATCAGAAACTGAAACTATAACTGGCGATGGGGCTACTGGAGGAGCAGAGATTGGTGAGTCATTGGAAGGACTCAAATCGAGGCTACTCAGCACAACCCATTCGGAGTTGGACCACGTTCAATCAGCTGAGATTCAAAACAACTACCATGAATCCATACAGAAGGAATTGATCGATTCATTGCCCTCCATGGTTTCATCTTTAAAGGAGCAAGCCTTGCAGTTTCAGGAGATGGTTAAACAAGATGCCTCGATTCTAAAGGAGGCAACGCAAAACTTTGAATCTTCACATGGTAAGTTCGAAAATGTCAACAATCTACTATCGAAATACCACAAAGAAGGTAGACTGGGATTTTGGTTCTATATACGGATTACGGCTATGGTGTTGGTTGCATTTATGTTTCTCTTGATAATAATCAGACTCATTCCAGCAAGGCACTGACCGGGAAATCTTCTGGTTTGATCAATAGGGGCTCTAGAGACTTGCCCTTTTCATAAgagttttccaaaataatACGACGCACCAAGATCCAATCATCGACTCCCCAGTGGCTGTTTTGGAATAACTCTGGATGTCTTGATGAATATGGGACGAAGTCGTTGTATAATGCAGATGTAACTTTGATTTCATGCTCATCAAGTCCAGTAGCTTTCTCCTTGCTATACACATGGAATAACTCCAATACCCATCTTAAATCGATTCCACTGGAATtataaaattgatcaacTGTTTCTAAAGTATAGCTGTTGACGGTTTTCAATAACCAAACTGTGATGATAGTTTCCATCTCCATCTTTGATAACAACTTGGTATCCATGTTCCAGTTGCACAGCTTTATAAATATCTCGAAATCCTTGTCCTTCTTATAGATGTCCTTGATAGTAATGAAGTTTTTCCTGaaagttttcaacaatatcttCTCCCTTTCCTTAAGCTCTTTCTTGATCAGATTATAAATTTTAAGCTGGCCCTGGCGAAATACCCTTGCATTTGAATAATCATACTCTGTTACAACTGTGGGGTCAAATGGTGGCATTCTATCTAATTTGTCAGCAAATTTTGCGTGCAAACTCTGGTTCAATTGTGTTAATCCAttcatcaaactcttcaGTGTTAACTGTTTGTCAAGACTGTTTCTATTAAGGTACCCAAACAATTGAATCAAACTGTCCGGCAACGGAGAAAACTTATTGAGGATAAACATCGATGCGGCACTATCTGATTTCCCATTACTACCATCGACATTATGGGTATAATCATCCAAAGTTGGTATTTCAACACGCCAATCACGTAGGATCTCCTCTTGTAGCCGTTTATCCAACGAAAGTGACAGCTGTAAGGAATCAACctcattatcttcaatgACAAACCCGTACCCCATCAACAGTTCTGCATTCCCCTTGGGTCCAtagttgttgaaaatctCCACCTTCCCATCTTCCTTTGCTTTACTGGCATCCACACCTTGCTTGTATACAAACTCGAAATTTCCATTGGCATCGCTTCTCCAGTCGACCTTGCTATTTGGCTTGTGGTTCAACAGATCGACAACGGGTAAAAGCATGACCAGATGGGGTTTTGCATGGACATTGATGATCTTATAGGGGAACGCTCTTGACGTGACAATTAGATGGGCCCAGAGATAGTCTTCAAATTCGATCCTATTGTTATATTTAAGTACCGAGCCAAAGTCATCTTTCAGGGACTCCAGCTTTTTCGAAATGATAGACCCCTGTAAGGATGTATTGGAAAACACGTAGAGTGATTTTGAACTCATTGATAGCGGTGAATGGATTTCTTCTAGTGATGGTAACAGGTCAATATATGGTTGGAACTTCTCGCACTGTATTGACCCGTTCCTCATGGATGCAATGTACAGCTTGAAAATGCTAGTCTCGTTCTCGAGGTTCTCAGTGTCGGTGATTCCAAACGCAGAATATGCATCGGAAGGCTTTACAATGAAGGGGTTTGTGAGTTTGATCCGTGGGGGTCCAGAAACTCTGTCGGGCTTCACATAGGCCGAAAGACCCGAGTCCGGTGTCTCTGCAAATTCAATCGCCGCATCTACTTCGACGCCATACGAGGCTGCCTTCTCAAGCAACGTCTCTAGGGACATTGGTCTGTGGCGTTTCAACGGCGTTGTACAAGTAACGTCTTTGGAAAATCCAACGTGCAACTCATGTTGGTGTAAATAGCATTtactttctttcttttttttcttttaaactCTTAACGCATTTTCCGCGCTGCTTtaagagaagagaaacTGAGTATGGAGGGGAAATAGAACAAAGACAAGATTTTGGAGTGAGCATCATACAAGAACGGATAATAAAGTCGTAATCAACGGTAAAAAACAGTAGATAGGTAGTAAAAGAGAGGGTGGTAAGGGGAAGGTAAAGAACGTGGGTAATAAAAGATCCAAGGTTAGCGGGAAGGAGTGGTGGAATAGTattttgtatattttacacttttttattttttcttttaataacatcaacaattttaTAATCTCATTGTACATGAGTAAACCATGAACACTAGGAAGATATGAATAGCTAGAGGGTCTAATACCAATTTTCAGGAGATGATCTAGTGATGAGCTAGTGATGAGCTAGTGATGAGCTAGTGGTTCACTGTAGATGCATGTGtttgcttcttttgtttagcttcttcttccgTGTGGTCTTCTTTGAGGTTTTGTTTGCGACATAATCATCCCACTGATCTTCAGCCGACATGGAGTCCATTAGGGTAGAATCAAAAACGTCGTCTTCCAATCTATCGCATCCTTCAAAGTCATCCATTGTTTCCAAGTGATTACTCGTGTCCTCAATCTCATTCTCTAGCCCAAGGGTAACCACTTCATCGAGTGTCTGCTGTCTCTTCTTTTGTGTTGGCACAACCAAGTTGGAATCAAGAGCGGCAACTTCAGCGTATGAGAGCTTCCGGACctcaatatcaatgaaaTCGTCACATCCGGGCTCATTCTCATTCTCTCCACAAGGAGGAACCTCGGCTCCACTGATCTGCTTCATGGCAATGACTTTGTTGGTTGTATCCACTATCTTTGGACACGTCATGGCTTCACTAGAGGTGGTCGACTCCGCCGAGACCGCAAAAGGCCATTGTAGAAGACTACCTAGGATTCCCTTTCTCTTTGCCAGTGGCTCTCCGTTGGTTGATGTAGTTTCCCCGTTCAAGGAGTCAAGTGTATTGAAGTCCACTACAGTAGGCAACTCCTTTTCGGAGTTTCTCGATTGCGAGGACGTCTTATTGGAAAAGAAGCTGAAGGAATAGAACATGATATAATAGAGGGGCTGGTTTGCCGTATGCTATGAGCAGATAGTGTGTTTTCTAAGAGGAAGGGGGGGACTATCAAAGACAAACAAAGAGGGTGAGCAGTTTGTTTGGGCAAATAAACAAagacaacaacaatgatagtatcaacaacaagaaaaaagtgtTTATCTTATCTGGGACAATGGCGCGCCGAGCCCCGTTACCACTCTCCTTTATTAGTATGGTGGATATCGGTATTGGGCAAGATCAACAGGTGGTGCCGTTGTATTTATAAAGCCAAAGACACACTCCTTGGAGCAGAATAGGACCCAACAGCCATACACTTAGATCTCATGTTTGCGTCTCCCTTTACAGGGCGATCCAAGGATTCTGGGTCATCCAAGAAAAAGCCGGTCGGTGCCGCAGAGACCCATCATGAGCATGTGAAGAAGAACCTTGCTAGAAGTACTCTCAAAGGTACGCCTTCTAACAGCAAAGACCATGATACTGGAAACCAAACGGATTTCAATGAGCTGAGGACGGGAAATATCAAGCTCAAGAGTGGGACTACTCAGATTATGGAGAAGGTCTCGATGGGGATAACTAACGACAGTGATGTTGATGGCAAAAGTGTCAACGGCGGTCCAAAGATTGAAAGGGATTCGATATTATCTCCTCATTCTTCCGTATTTGATGCACTACGCAACCCGGATTTGAACAGAGGAGTTGATATACCTTCCATAGATGACCCAACCTCTAAGGTCAATTTGGGCAAAGTCCATCAAACgcaatttcaatttcaattctcCCAGTCAAACAACCTCGGGGAAAGCAGGTCAGGCAGTCACAATATGGATTTCTCAATAACCTCATGGCAAAACGTTAATGCTGACTTTAGTTGCTCCAATATAATAGATCCAGAATCAAGGACAAACTCACAAGGATTCACACATTATTCCCAGTTCAATTTCCCCAGTGATAACGACAGCAATATAATATCGGGGAATAACAGCCCCTATTTGAAACATGCTTCccttttcaacaacatttcatcaaccaCAAACGTCTCTGGGTCACCAAATGCGGCTTCTATTTTGTCTAGCTCTTCTGGCCATGaggatgaaaaattggtgAATGACGAAACAGTGGTACAAGATGACAATGCCAGTCGACATTTGCAGTCAGATCCAAAACTAAATAATACGTTACCCCTTGACACTTTAACTTTATTAGGTaatgaacatgaaaaaagTGATGTAGTTGatgaaaccaaaaaaatgacGGATTCTTCGACTGTTATTTCCTCATTTGTCATGCCCAAAGTTTCAATAATGTCCAATTCGGGCTCATTTAGAGATCAATCGAATTCATTTCTATCAGTTAGGCTATTTGGTGATAAGGATGATATACTATTGAGTAGGTTTAAACGCTACAAGAAAATATTtaataatatcaaattcttATCAAATAACCACGAATCGGCAGATTTATTGATTCTAATAGTTAACAAGGATAACTATATGCTTCCAAAAATGACTAAAACTCCTTGTATACCCATTGTCCTATCTAAGGAAAGCTTTAAAATTTCTTataaaataccaaaattcTTAAAGCTTTGTAACCCTATACcattgaaaagtttgaacGATGACTTAATTGCATTAATCAACTTTTTGGATAACAT
The window above is part of the Pichia kudriavzevii chromosome 1, complete sequence genome. Proteins encoded here:
- a CDS encoding uncharacterized protein (PKUD0A09660; similar to Saccharomyces cerevisiae YGL098W (USE1); ancestral locus Anc_6.164), with the protein product MNVVSIESVQNWHDRVVQDVKTAKSLNDKASLMVKYNTLLRILTDIDQIRRTTYKSEALKDLDREIHKTEKDIKVLLVETELSVEQLYNSKVQEETKVNQGIENEPHKSETETITGDGATGGAEIGESLEGLKSRLLSTTHSELDHVQSAEIQNNYHESIQKELIDSLPSMVSSLKEQALQFQEMVKQDASILKEATQNFESSHGKFENVNNLLSKYHKEGRLGFWFYIRITAMVLVAFMFLLIIIRLIPARH
- a CDS encoding uncharacterized protein (PKUD0A09670) is translated as MSLETLLEKAASYGVEVDAAIEFAETPDSGLSAYVKPDRVSGPPRIKLTNPFIVKPSDAYSAFGITDTENLENETSIFKLYIASMRNGSIQCEKFQPYIDLLPSLEEIHSPLSMSSKSLYVFSNTSLQGSIISKKLESLKDDFGSVLKYNNRIEFEDYLWAHLIVTSRAFPYKIINVHAKPHLVMLLPVVDLLNHKPNSKVDWRSDANGNFEFVYKQGVDASKAKEDGKVEIFNNYGPKGNAELLMGYGFVIEDNEVDSLQLSLSLDKRLQEEILRDWRVEIPTLDDYTHNVDGSNGKSDSAASMFILNKFSPLPDSLIQLFGYLNRNSLDKQLTLKSLMNGLTQLNQSLHAKFADKLDRMPPFDPTVVTEYDYSNARVFRQGQLKIYNLIKKELKEREKILLKTFRKNFITIKDIYKKDKDFEIFIKLCNWNMDTKLLSKMEMETIITVWLLKTVNSYTLETVDQFYNSSGIDLRWVLELFHVYSKEKATGLDEHEIKVTSALYNDFVPYSSRHPELFQNSHWGVDDWILVRRIILENSYEKGKSLEPLLIKPEDFPVSALLE
- a CDS encoding uncharacterized protein (PKUD0A09675); translation: MFYSFSFFSNKTSSQSRNSEKELPTVVDFNTLDSLNGETTSTNGEPLAKRKGILGSLLQWPFAVSAESTTSSEAMTCPKIVDTTNKVIAMKQISGAEVPPCGENENEPGCDDFIDIEVRKLSYAEVAALDSNLVVPTQKKRQQTLDEVVTLGLENEIEDTSNHLETMDDFEGCDRLEDDVFDSTLMDSMSAEDQWDDYVANKTSKKTTRKKKLNKRSKHMHLQ
- a CDS encoding uncharacterized protein (PKUD0A09650; similar to Saccharomyces cerevisiae YFR024C-A (LSB3) and YHR016C (YSC84); ancestral locus Anc_1.356); translation: MGINNPIPRSLKSECIKAAKVLKSFVKPNQVLGADEVIPHEVLLNAKGLAILTVLKAGFLFSGRAGSGVVVARLPDGTWSAPSAIATAGAGVGGQVGAELTDFVFILNTDAAVESFAQYGSVTLGGNVSVAAGPLGRNAEVAGNASVKNVAAIFAYSKTKGLFAGVSLEGSAIVERREENRKFYGDMCKARYILSGRVAPPPACEPLMRILDSRAFSRISPDDYDEDDYYDDIPSTFSSDDDSMYSRRPRGPPKSRSNRSRYDDYDYDDEYSDDSARAYYKRERHERNRASSTSWEDQMYDRALSGSRGNRRSSVGSPRRGGYIPTEEKPQFGSSKRSPSISSSKNKAVALYSFAGQQDGDLPFRKGDVITIIQKSDSTDDWWTGRIGNTEGIFPANYVELV
- a CDS encoding uncharacterized protein (PKUD0A09680); the protein is MFASPFTGRSKDSGSSKKKPVGAAETHHEHVKKNLARSTLKGTPSNSKDHDTGNQTDFNELRTGNIKLKSGTTQIMEKVSMGITNDSDVDGKSVNGGPKIERDSILSPHSSVFDALRNPDLNRGVDIPSIDDPTSKVNLGKVHQTQFQFQFSQSNNLGESRSGSHNMDFSITSWQNVNADFSCSNIIDPESRTNSQGFTHYSQFNFPSDNDSNIISGNNSPYLKHASLFNNISSTTNVSGSPNAASILSSSSGHEDEKLVNDETVVQDDNASRHLQSDPKLNNTLPLDTLTLLGNEHEKSDVVDETKKMTDSSTVISSFVMPKVSIMSNSGSFRDQSNSFLSVRLFGDKDDILLSRFKRYKKIFNNIKFLSNNHESADLLILIVNKDNYMLPKMTKTPCIPIVLSKESFKISYKIPKFLKLCNPIPLKSLNDDLIALINFLDNINDLNTWNMFLQNLDSLENEGSNSLTIHDICSSLIELNTDLSSSSNNTHSSLYLSKLRKKPSKDDLGCTKDRKADLPFFNTYVIAGLTVSVVSVGFILIWKRLTLNSSTTARPITEDVSISSAYGPNEGYKDTFEKLILDKIHSFFAVFEPYSNFVVSGMKFLCKKVKVVFLQWFNF